The Paenarthrobacter aurescens region CTGCTTCCAGCGCCAAAGCGTGCTCCCGCGGCGAACCGCGCAACAAGGCTTCCAAACCCACGACGGCGGCACGAGCCTTGAGCGCGTCAGCCCGCGTTTGGAACAAGGAGCTGATATTGCTGAGCAACTGCCCGAGTCCACTGCGCCGTGCCAGCTCATGGGCCAGCTCCGTGGGATTGCTGATCCCGCCCCGGATCAGGGCAACTCCAAGACGGATGCCGAACAGTCCGAACCTTTGTACCAGCGACGCCTTGGCATCACTGCCAAGCCCGGCGGGCTCTGCTGCGCGGATAAAAAGGTTCGCTGAGAGCATCAGCCGCTCCCGTTGCTTCCTGTCCATCTGCGCCAGGACCTGCATGGCCTCAAAGTCCGTTTGCCGCATGGTCCGCGCGCTTTGCGCCAGCAGACCGGCAACCGGGACAACACCCAAGGCAAGCGGCCTGAGGTTCTGGTCCCGGCTGTACCTCTCGGCGATCACGGCTGCGGAGATGAGGGAATCGATCCTGCCTGCACCGATCTCGTCCGCCCTGGACAGGACCGCCAACGCATTCACGGTTCCGGATTTACCCGCAGCTGTGTCCTTGAAGGACTCCAGGAACCTGAGATCCGAGGCGTGAAGATGGCGCAGGAGGTAGATGACGGCGTCGGCCGCCATAGGGGTGTCTTCGGGGAGGAGGAATTCTGTGGACCGTCCTGAGACGTCCTGTGACAACGAGTCAATCCCCGGGGTGTCGATCAGCGTCAGATCCCTCAGACCGGCAGCCGGCCAATCAACCACCAGGCGTTCCACGTCCTCGGCCCGAACATCACCGAGGTTGAAGACCAGGCGTCCGTCCGCACGGGCAACGGGCAGCGCCTGCGGCTCTCCCAGGATGGGATGGAGCGTGATCCTTGGGGTGTGCCCGTGGCGGTACCAAGTGACTATCCGCGTGCATTCCCCGGCGTCAGTGGGGGCGATCTCCTCGCCGATGATTGCATTGAGCAGCGTGGATTTTCCGGCCTTCACCATTCCGGCCACGGCTATCCGTAAAGGCCCTTCCAACCTGCCCTGCAGATCATCCACCACTGCCAGCGCCGCTGCGTCGTGTTGGAAGACCTCCCTTGCTCGCCGGAGCAGCTGGGAGGCGCCTGCGATGCCCGGGTCCATCATCCTGCCGGGACCGCCGAGGACTTGGTGGGGGCTGCTTCCGGACTTGCGTGCGGATCCTGGTGCAGCTGCTGCGCGGCTTTGGCCAAAGCATCTACTGCTTTGAGCTGGTTCCGTATCTCCTTGATTCTCATGTCCCTTTCCACCGCGTAAGTGGCTGCGGCTTTCTGTGCAGCCGCCACGGATTCCGTGAGAGAACGGTGGTGTTCCTCAGCGATCTCCGTGAAGTGGTCCCGTGTGGCCCGCTGGACCATCCGCAGCCTGTCCTTGAGCTGCTTACCCACTTGGAACACAACATCGTCCACGTGTTTCCGGACCAGCACTTTGGCTTCTGATTGCCGCTGCTTCAGGCGCGCTTCTTTATCTTCCCTGTACGCTTTGCGTCCCAGCATCAGGCCGGCTCCCACGGACAGGGGGTTAATCAGGGCCATCCCAAAGATGCCTGTCAGCAGGCCAAACATCAGCACACCGCCGTAGGACCCTCGCATGCCGATCAGGATCTTCTGCATGGGCCCAAGCCTGCCGTCTTCCATGTGCTGGATGTCCGCTACGGGATCCAGAACACCGCCGGTATCTGCAACTTTCAGGGCGGGAAGGGCCACCACTTCTTCGGAGAAGTGCTCTGCAACCTGGGCGGCCAACCATTGGGAACGTTCGCTGGTCCACACGAAAGTGTCCGACACCGCCGCTGCCGTGCTCTGTTCCAGCCATTGCGTGAACTGCTCCCAGGCGGGTCCCGGATCACCTTGGTCTATGGCAATCTCGGCTTCGCGTTGGATCCTTCGCAACCTGTCCCTCAGGTCATACTCCATGTCTGCGATCAGGTCCCCGATGCCGTCGTTGAGTGTTATCTGCCAACGGGCGGAGCGTTTTCGCAGCGAGTCTGCGTCTTCCTTCGCTGCATTCAGGCCGGCGATCATCTGCGGTGTACCGGCCGGATTCTCCAGCGCTTCAAGTTCTGACTGAAGGGCCAACCTGAGGTTCTCGGAAACGGACAAGAGGTCGTTGCTGACAGATCTGCGCTGAATTCTTGCCGCGCCGCCCACAATGTTGTTCCTCAGGTGGGCGATCAGCGCAGGAAACCCTGATTCGGTATTCAGTTCCGGATCCTGCAAGCGTGCGGCGTGGAGCCGCAGTTCCGAGGACACCGGGAACAGCGGAATATCGGGGCCCACTCCAGCCAGGTGCCGTTGGTCCAGCTCAGCGATCTGGCGCCAGCTGGGATAGAGATCTGTTTTGGACAGTACGCACAGGACATTGGGGCTGATGCGCATGGCCTGCCGCAGGAACCGCATTTCAGGTTCGGTGTACTCCTGCGAGGCGTCGGAAACGAACACCATGGCGTGAGCTGATGGCAGGGCAGTCAACGTGGTCAGGGTGTGGGTTGAGCCCAGTCCCCCAACGCCCGGGGAATCAACTATTGTCAGTCCACCCGCCAGCAATTTCCGCGGCAACGCAACCTCGGCAGCCACAATGTTCTTCTTGTTGCCGGGGTTGCCCTTTTCCGACACGTACTCCGCGAGCTGATCCAGATGCACCGGGTGGCGTTCCAGCCTGCTCTCCGGCGCGTTCGTCTCTCCTTCGGTGGCCGACGCGCCGCTGTGCTGAACGGGAACCAGGACAACTGCCGACGCCGGATCCCCCTGCCGTACCACGGTGGGTACGGAGGTGGCGATGTCGTCATCCACGGGGCAGACCGGTGCGTTCACCAGGGCGTTGATGAGCTGGCTCTTACCCTGCTTGAACTCGCCCACCACCATCACCCGGACACTGGGATCGCTCAAGCGCGTGAGGGTATTTTCCAGTCGGCGCCGGAGGTCGTTCCTGTCCCCTGCCAGTGCCATTGCCTGCTCAACCAACGTAGTCATGGGTCCTGATTCGGTCACCGTTTGTCCTTTGTTCCGGCTGCCTCGGCGTTGAGGCCACGAAGTGCCCGGCAGACGTTGTGGCGTCTGCCGGGCACTGCTGGGGTGTTGGTCAACGCCGTGTCCTGGTGGTTACGACGTTCGGATTGTTCTGGTGCTAGTCGATTTCCACATCGTTCTTGGCCACCACGATCGAGTCGTCAATGTCGTTGTATTCGACCTCCACATCCAGCTCGTTGTCTGCAATGACGGTGTTGTCTTCAACGTTGGTGTACTCGACGTCCAGCTCGTTGTCCTGGATAACCGTGGAATCGTAATTGACCTGGACATCCTCGACGTCGAGGTTGGTGGAGTTGTCCACCTCCAATTCGTTGTCCTGAACCACAATGGAGTCGTTGATGAGCTGAACATCTTCGACATCCACATCCGTGGAGTTGTCATTGAAGGAGTCGGAGACGTTCACGGAGTTGTCGGAATTATCCGAGTTGTCGTTGAACGAATCCTCGAACTCTGCATCGACGTCCACATCAACATCCGTGGAGTTGTCCTGAGAGTTGTCGTTGAAGGAGTCGGTGATGCTGGTGTTGTTGGTAGTGGTGTGGGACGAGCTGTCCTCATTGAAGGAGTCCTCAATGTCAACATCCACGTCAACGTCCGTGTTGTAGGAGTCCTCGGTCACGGAGTGATCCGAGTAGTCGTTGCCGATGGCGATGTCGTTGTTGCCCCTGGCGTCCACGGTGACCGAGTTGTCCACCGAGTGATCATCGGTATTGGTTGTGGTGGTTGTGGTGGTGGTATTGCCCGCATTGCTGACGTCGTCGCCGGCAGCGATTGCACCGTCGCCCGAGGCAACCACAGCGTCCTGGTTGAAGAGCTGGGTGACATCGCCGTCAGCCCAGATGTTCTGGTTGACCGATTGGTCGGTGATCGTATCGCGGTCATCAATGGTGGTGGTGTAGGAGTAGTTGTTCACCACGTGTACCAGCTGCTGAACAGCATGTGCGTGGTCGTCCCAGTCGCCGCCGTCATGGCCGCCACCACCGTGGCCTCCGCCGTCATGGCCGCCCCAGTCGCCGCCGTCATGATCCCCACCGCCGTGGCCGCCGTGATCGTCGTCGTCGTCGTGACCACCCCAGCCACCACCGCCGCCGTGGCCGCCACCATGACCGTGGTCATCATCATCATGGTCCGGGCGTCCGCCGCCGCCACCGTGGCCGTGATCGTCATCATCGTCGTGGCCACCCCAACCGCCACCGCCGCCACTGGGGCGATCGTCGTCGTCGTGGCCGCCCCAGGCGCCACCGGTGGAGACGCTGTTTCCGCCCGTGTTGTATTCGCGGTCAAAGGATGAGCGGGCGTTGATGGGTGCGTAGTCGAGGACCACCGGGCGAACGGCGTCCACATCAGCCGAGGAGACGTCATGCAGGCCTGCTGCAGCGAGCGCAGCTTCGGGATCGCGGACGAACTCTTCAGCGGCATCGGGATCGTTGAACAGGCTCATCAGGAACTGCACGAGCTGTTGTGCGAGTGTTGGCATTGGAGTGCTCCCTCAAATTCTGTGATGGATGGTGATTCGCCTGGCACCTTTGCCTGGCTTGCAATCAACGTATTGCCGGCGCCGGTGACCGGGCATCGGGGGTGGTCCCCCTACCGTTCCGTCCACGGTTAGGGGATGGCGGGGTTTCCCATTAGGGGGTGCAGGGGCTTGCCCGCTACGGAGGCGGGTGCCCCTCCCCCAATGCAAGCCGCAGGCGGACCAGGAGTTCGGAGCGGTTTTCCGCCCCCAGGCGTCGACGCATGCGTGCAACGTGGTGTTCAGCCGTGCGGGGGGAGATGTAGATGGCCTCACCGATTTCCCGGTAGGTTTTGCCTTCAAGGATGAGCCGGCCCACTTCACGTTCCCGGGCGCTGAGTACTGAGGATTCAGGCGCACCGGGACCGGCGGCGTCGTGCGTCGCAGCCTGCGCGGGAGTGGCACTGCGGGGATTCTCATGGTGATGGGAGGTCCCGGACGATGGTGCCGTGCCTTGGGGGTGAATATCCCGGGCACACGCCAGCAGTTTCACCATGTCGCGTCGCTCATCCGCGTGCGCTGCGGCGTGGCCCGCCAGGCGCGCCCCCTCCCACGGCATCCCGACGGCGGCCAACCCACGGGCCGCTGTTTCGACGTCGGACGCTTCAAAACGGCCGGCCAGAACGGAGACCCAGGCCTTGCCGCCAGAGGCGAGCACGGAGGCCAAATGGCTGTGCTCAGAGGCGCGCACCAGGGCAGCTGCGTGCGGTGCAAGCCCGGCCGGGTCTTCGCTCAACAAGGCTGCCTGCACTGCAGCCCAATGCAAGGGCACCGACCACAGCGGCGGCTTTCCCAGCCTCCCCAGGAGGTCCCAGGCGTTGTGCAGGTAATGGCTGACCCGCCTGGATTCGCGGAGTCGCGCAGCGGTGATCATGAGTTCGCCCCACGGCAGGAGGCTGTAAAGATCCACGGACACATGCATCATCGCTTCGCGGGCCCTCTCCCACGCCAGCACGAGCTCGTGCACATCGCTCCCGCGCCGGGCAAGGCCCACTTCCAAGGCCGCCAATAAGAACCCGTCACGGGGTGCCAGCGGCCAGTGATTGGCTTTGACGGCCTCGTTGATGGCCAGGCGGGCGTCGTCGGCGTTGTCCTGCTGCATGGCGGACCACGCACGCAACAGGAAGAGCCGCGGACGGGCTGCGTCCCCGCCCTGGCCTGCAGTCAACGCGGCTTTGAGCACCGTGTCTGCCACTCCAGGTTCCCCGCAGTGGAGGGCACAGAGGGCAGCCAGGGCAGCGGGAGTTTCAGGCAACGGGATGGATGTTCCCGCTGCGTTCATCATGTCCGAGGCCCTGATGAGCTCCGGCAGTGCCAGTTCCGGCGCCGGTTCCAATGTTCGGCGGAGCCCCTCCTGGGTCAGGGACAAAGCCACCGCCAGGAGCGTCGGTGAACCGCCCGGCTGGGCCGCTGCCAGAAGCTCCTCGGCAGCCGCTGCGTTTCCCGAGCCAATCATGGCCACAGCAGCAAGCGGGGCCGAACCATCAACCCTGTCCGGGCCAAGCCAGCTGTAGGTATCCGAGCTGCGGGACAACATTCCACGGTGTGCCCAGACGGATGCAGCAACGTCCACCCCCAAGCGAAGATCCGGGGCTCCGGGATCCGCGAGAAGCCGGTCCACTATTCTGCCTGCCGCATCCAAGTCCCCGCTAGCCGCTGAAGCCTGGGCACGTTTGGCGGCCTTGGCACTTTCATCTCCCCCGGCCAAAAGTGCCTCGGCATACAGCTCTGCGGCCAAGCCGGGGTTCGCTTCCAACGCCTCATCAGCGCACTGTTGGAGCTCTGCAACAATGCGGGGATCCTTGTATCCAACCCTTGCGAGGTCACGGGCCAGCTCCCGTAGGGGATGGCCACCCTGAACGCATTTGTCCACCAGTTCCTTTTGCAGGGAACGGATCCGGGCAGGCTGCGTTTCCTTCAGCACGGCGTACCGGGCCGTCCCCGCCACAGTCCCGTCAGCAGAGAGCAGCCCGGCGTCCTTGGCCTCGGCAATCAGCAGTTCCAGTCCTTGGTGGCTATCCCCGCCTAGGTAGTCCTCCAAGCTATCCGGCAAAGGCGACGGGATGGAGAACCCCACGGACAAGGCAAGGAGCAGCTCGTGAACGCCCGCCGAGGGCACCGTGGGCCCGGGCTTATGGTCATGTCCCGTCATGGGTCAGACCGCCGAGATCAGCGCTGGATCCGCGGTAGGGCTGGTTTCGGAAGGTATTGGCGCCGGGTCAGGGACGGCTGGAGCTGTATTCTCCGGCGCCACACTCGGTTCAGGGGAAGGTGCCGGAGGGTCCTGGACCACGGTGGGTGCCGGCTCCGGCGATGGAGGCGGCGGTGGAGGCGGCGTCACGGGGTCCGTGGGTGTGGTGGGCGGCGTAGTGGGTTCACTGACAGGCGGAGTGGTGGGCTCGGCCGTGGGCGGCGGTGTGGTGGGCTGAGTATTCGGATCGGGCGTCGGTCCGCTCGCGGCACCCCCGGTGGGATCGGGCGCAGGAGTGGTTGGGGTTGAGGTGCCCGACCCCGGGGCTTGGGTGCCGGGGGCTTGGGTGCCGGGGGCTTGGGTGCCCGGAGCTTGAGCGCCGGGGGTTTGAGTGCCGGGGTTTTGAGTGCCTGGTGTGGTGGTGCCAGCCGCACCCACACCCGTTCCGGCGGCAGCCCCGGAACCTGAACCTGAACCGGCAGTGTTCCCGGAGCCGGTACCTGCACCACCGGAGCCTGAGTTGGTTCCGCCGGCGTTGCCGTTCTGCTTGGCTGGCGCCTTTCCAGTGGAGCCAGCCCTCGTGACCCCGGTCCTGGCGCTCGCTTGGAGCCCTGCCGCCGGGCCTCCGAGTACTGGGGTGGAACCGGCCGCTCCTCCTGCGCTGTTGCCCGGCTTTCCGTCCGCCTGTGCCCCGGCGGCTTGGGTTCCGCCGTCGCGCATGACGTCAGCCGCCTGGTTGCCGAACATGGTGGCCAGGAGTCCGGAACCGTCCGGACTCTGGGCCGCCGTGGCGGTAGCGATGGTCAGCACGGTGGCAGCTGCAGCGGCCGCAGCAGCCATCCGCACCCGGGACCGCGGAGCATGCCCGCCTGGTGCGGAAGGCCCGGATTTGGGGTGGCGTAGTGCAGGAGCCCGGCCCGGCACGTGAGGCCTGCCCAGCGCAGCGGCCGCACTCGTTTCCGCAGCCCCCGCCACAACTGAAGCGGCCAAGACTGATGCCGAGGGACCCGCCGTCGCGTCCACGGCGCCAGCAGCCGCGACCACTGCGTCCACCCCTTGGGAGCGCAGCCCAGCTACAGCGGCACCAAGGCAGATGGACGATTTTGGATCCGCGTCCACGGCGATCGGCCGGTCCAGTTCCACGGAAATCAGCTCTGCCACGAGGGGAATCCGGGAGGACCCGCCGATCAGCAGCACTGCACTGAGGTCCTGGGCTTCAAGGTTGATGCTGCGGAGGCTGCGTTCCAGAGCGTCCACGGTATCCCTGACAGGGGCCTCAATCATGGCTTCGAATTCGGAACGCACCAGCCTCACCGACAGCTGGGTGCCGGGCAGGGACACGGCCACGCTGGCTTCGCTGTCCAAGGACAGGGCCTCTTTGGCTTCCCGGCATTCCCGCCTCAACCGGGAAAGCGCCGCGAGGGTTTCGCCGGAAGTGGGATCCAAGGACGGGCCGTCACCAAGGTGTGCCATCACGTGGCGCAGGACAGCGGCGTCGAAATCGGCTCCGCCCAAGGTTTCAATGCCGTCAGGACGGCCCAGCAGTTCAAATTTTCCGGCTCCGGCTTTGCGGAGGACAGCGGTGTCGAAAGTGCCGCCGCCGAGGTCATAGACGGCAATGATGCTGCCGTCCTCCACCCGCGTTTGGGACGCGTAGTGGAGGGCTGCCGCTTCCGGCTCGCTGATCAGGCTGATGTCCTTCAAGCCTGCTGCGGTGAGCGCTGCAAGTACCAGGGAGGTGCGGTGCTGACCCCACGCTGCGGGGTGCGTCATGATGATCGACGACGGCGCGGCGCCCTCACGTTCCTGGGCCTTGTCCACCACCCACTGGGCCATGGCGGCGTACACGTCTTCGGGCGCCAACCAGCTCTCCCCAACAGCGAGGGGAACGGAGTCGCCTATGCGTCGTTTGAATTCCCGCACCATGCGCTGTGGATGGTCCAGTCCGCGGCGTTCGGCTGCTTCGCCTACCAGTACCCGGCCGTCGTCGGCGTAGAAAAGCACCGACGGCACGGCGCTGCCATGCAATCCCAGCGGCAGGATTTCAGGTGATGGAGTGGAGCCTTGATGGGGTTTGATGAGGGCTGCGGCGGTAAAACTCGTCCCGACGTCAATGGCGAGAACATAGCTCATGGTTACCTCGAAAAGAACACGGCGCGTCGCTAGCGGGCTGCATCACAAGCGGGTTCTGAACAAGTTAGCACCTGCCCCAGACGGGCAAAACCCTCAGGTGCTACACCAAATTGTCATAGTTGCTACACCAATTTGTCATATTCCAACACCGCTATACACCCCGAGGAGCGAAGCCCCTGTTCAGGACGCCAAGACCCCAACCCGGCCGTCATATTTAGAGGCCGGAGTATGAGTGCAGACCGTTGAAGACCGTGTTGACCAGCGTGAAGTTGATGATGACGCAGGCGTAGCCCACAATCGACAACCACGCTGCACGCGTTCCGGTCCAACCACGCGTGGCCCGTGCGTGCAGGTAGCCCGCGTAAACCACCCAAATCACAAAGGTCCATACTTCCTTGGGGTCCCAGCCCCAGAAGCGGCCCCACGCCTTTTCGGCCCAGATTGCACCGAACATGAGGGTGAAGGTCCAGCCAATGAAAGCGATGGCGTTGATCCGGTAGGAGAGGTTCTCAAGGCTCAGTGCGTTCGGAACCAGGCGCATGAATCCCAAATTGTCCTTGCGGCCCGCAGCGAGGTTCTTCTGGCGGTACGACTGCAGCAGCTGCAGCACGGACATGGCGAACGTCAGGGTGAACAGTGCAGAGGACAACACTGCAATGGAAACGTGGATGATCAGCCAGTAGCTCTGCAGAGCCGGAACCAAGTGGCCCACGGGAGTCCAGAAAGCAGCCGACGCGGCTACGAGCATGATGATGGCCAGGCCGATCACGAACGTGCCCAGGAAGCGCAGGTCACGGCGGATGAGGACAATCAGGAATACAGCCACAGCTACAAAGGCACCGGTGGTGAGGAACTCGTACATGTTGCCCCACGGCACGCGTCCGGCGCCGAAGGCACGGGTCACTACGCCCGCTCCGTGAATGAGGACGCCCAGTACGGTCAACGCCACTGCCA contains the following coding sequences:
- a CDS encoding dynamin family protein — encoded protein: MMDPGIAGASQLLRRAREVFQHDAAALAVVDDLQGRLEGPLRIAVAGMVKAGKSTLLNAIIGEEIAPTDAGECTRIVTWYRHGHTPRITLHPILGEPQALPVARADGRLVFNLGDVRAEDVERLVVDWPAAGLRDLTLIDTPGIDSLSQDVSGRSTEFLLPEDTPMAADAVIYLLRHLHASDLRFLESFKDTAAGKSGTVNALAVLSRADEIGAGRIDSLISAAVIAERYSRDQNLRPLALGVVPVAGLLAQSARTMRQTDFEAMQVLAQMDRKQRERLMLSANLFIRAAEPAGLGSDAKASLVQRFGLFGIRLGVALIRGGISNPTELAHELARRSGLGQLLSNISSLFQTRADALKARAAVVGLEALLRGSPREHALALEADLEKLQASAHEFRELKLLATLRTGGLSLTPELTAEAEQLVGGRGSTAPLRLGLDAEATPEHITEAARLCLNRWRLMAENPLTEPAALDACRVVLRSCEGILAAYSALPAGR
- a CDS encoding dynamin family protein — translated: MTTLVEQAMALAGDRNDLRRRLENTLTRLSDPSVRVMVVGEFKQGKSQLINALVNAPVCPVDDDIATSVPTVVRQGDPASAVVLVPVQHSGASATEGETNAPESRLERHPVHLDQLAEYVSEKGNPGNKKNIVAAEVALPRKLLAGGLTIVDSPGVGGLGSTHTLTTLTALPSAHAMVFVSDASQEYTEPEMRFLRQAMRISPNVLCVLSKTDLYPSWRQIAELDQRHLAGVGPDIPLFPVSSELRLHAARLQDPELNTESGFPALIAHLRNNIVGGAARIQRRSVSNDLLSVSENLRLALQSELEALENPAGTPQMIAGLNAAKEDADSLRKRSARWQITLNDGIGDLIADMEYDLRDRLRRIQREAEIAIDQGDPGPAWEQFTQWLEQSTAAAVSDTFVWTSERSQWLAAQVAEHFSEEVVALPALKVADTGGVLDPVADIQHMEDGRLGPMQKILIGMRGSYGGVLMFGLLTGIFGMALINPLSVGAGLMLGRKAYREDKEARLKQRQSEAKVLVRKHVDDVVFQVGKQLKDRLRMVQRATRDHFTEIAEEHHRSLTESVAAAQKAAATYAVERDMRIKEIRNQLKAVDALAKAAQQLHQDPHASPEAAPTKSSAVPAG
- a CDS encoding IniB N-terminal domain-containing protein; the protein is MPTLAQQLVQFLMSLFNDPDAAEEFVRDPEAALAAAGLHDVSSADVDAVRPVVLDYAPINARSSFDREYNTGGNSVSTGGAWGGHDDDDRPSGGGGGWGGHDDDDDHGHGGGGGRPDHDDDDHGHGGGHGGGGGWGGHDDDDDHGGHGGGDHDGGDWGGHDGGGHGGGGHDGGDWDDHAHAVQQLVHVVNNYSYTTTIDDRDTITDQSVNQNIWADGDVTQLFNQDAVVASGDGAIAAGDDVSNAGNTTTTTTTTNTDDHSVDNSVTVDARGNNDIAIGNDYSDHSVTEDSYNTDVDVDVDIEDSFNEDSSSHTTTNNTSITDSFNDNSQDNSTDVDVDVDAEFEDSFNDNSDNSDNSVNVSDSFNDNSTDVDVEDVQLINDSIVVQDNELEVDNSTNLDVEDVQVNYDSTVIQDNELDVEYTNVEDNTVIADNELDVEVEYNDIDDSIVVAKNDVEID
- a CDS encoding LuxR C-terminal-related transcriptional regulator, producing MTGHDHKPGPTVPSAGVHELLLALSVGFSIPSPLPDSLEDYLGGDSHQGLELLIAEAKDAGLLSADGTVAGTARYAVLKETQPARIRSLQKELVDKCVQGGHPLRELARDLARVGYKDPRIVAELQQCADEALEANPGLAAELYAEALLAGGDESAKAAKRAQASAASGDLDAAGRIVDRLLADPGAPDLRLGVDVAASVWAHRGMLSRSSDTYSWLGPDRVDGSAPLAAVAMIGSGNAAAAEELLAAAQPGGSPTLLAVALSLTQEGLRRTLEPAPELALPELIRASDMMNAAGTSIPLPETPAALAALCALHCGEPGVADTVLKAALTAGQGGDAARPRLFLLRAWSAMQQDNADDARLAINEAVKANHWPLAPRDGFLLAALEVGLARRGSDVHELVLAWERAREAMMHVSVDLYSLLPWGELMITAARLRESRRVSHYLHNAWDLLGRLGKPPLWSVPLHWAAVQAALLSEDPAGLAPHAAALVRASEHSHLASVLASGGKAWVSVLAGRFEASDVETAARGLAAVGMPWEGARLAGHAAAHADERRDMVKLLACARDIHPQGTAPSSGTSHHHENPRSATPAQAATHDAAGPGAPESSVLSAREREVGRLILEGKTYREIGEAIYISPRTAEHHVARMRRRLGAENRSELLVRLRLALGEGHPPP
- a CDS encoding Hsp70 family protein → MSYVLAIDVGTSFTAAALIKPHQGSTPSPEILPLGLHGSAVPSVLFYADDGRVLVGEAAERRGLDHPQRMVREFKRRIGDSVPLAVGESWLAPEDVYAAMAQWVVDKAQEREGAAPSSIIMTHPAAWGQHRTSLVLAALTAAGLKDISLISEPEAAALHYASQTRVEDGSIIAVYDLGGGTFDTAVLRKAGAGKFELLGRPDGIETLGGADFDAAVLRHVMAHLGDGPSLDPTSGETLAALSRLRRECREAKEALSLDSEASVAVSLPGTQLSVRLVRSEFEAMIEAPVRDTVDALERSLRSINLEAQDLSAVLLIGGSSRIPLVAELISVELDRPIAVDADPKSSICLGAAVAGLRSQGVDAVVAAAGAVDATAGPSASVLAASVVAGAAETSAAAALGRPHVPGRAPALRHPKSGPSAPGGHAPRSRVRMAAAAAAAATVLTIATATAAQSPDGSGLLATMFGNQAADVMRDGGTQAAGAQADGKPGNSAGGAAGSTPVLGGPAAGLQASARTGVTRAGSTGKAPAKQNGNAGGTNSGSGGAGTGSGNTAGSGSGSGAAAGTGVGAAGTTTPGTQNPGTQTPGAQAPGTQAPGTQAPGTQAPGSGTSTPTTPAPDPTGGAASGPTPDPNTQPTTPPPTAEPTTPPVSEPTTPPTTPTDPVTPPPPPPPSPEPAPTVVQDPPAPSPEPSVAPENTAPAVPDPAPIPSETSPTADPALISAV
- the ccsB gene encoding c-type cytochrome biogenesis protein CcsB translates to MPVINETLGQYSELFMLLAAGTYTVAFIAFAWDLAKSSKMLRAVDQKAAASTADPKVSVAAGRVAAGLGGADAGGPAGRAERPTSGLTVEGGTAAGDMKYAGERRAPARVAVALTVLGVLIHGAGVVTRAFGAGRVPWGNMYEFLTTGAFVAVAVFLIVLIRRDLRFLGTFVIGLAIIMLVAASAAFWTPVGHLVPALQSYWLIIHVSIAVLSSALFTLTFAMSVLQLLQSYRQKNLAAGRKDNLGFMRLVPNALSLENLSYRINAIAFIGWTFTLMFGAIWAEKAWGRFWGWDPKEVWTFVIWVVYAGYLHARATRGWTGTRAAWLSIVGYACVIINFTLVNTVFNGLHSYSGL